A genome region from Chengkuizengella sp. SCS-71B includes the following:
- a CDS encoding 4Fe-4S dicluster domain-containing protein — MKKVLYIELENCIGCRSCLAACTQCGGHEQRNRNYVIDVNPFVDRQTMPMMCLHCENPPCARSCPVQAIQVHETGAVLSAMTEKCLGCQNCTIACPYGIPKFDVEQNLMYKCDLCIDRTKDGIPPMCASVCPTNTLQWVTEEELAVKKSQFRLNNGMMASMEDPYLENKTNVHVSLPGILEGKEKLF; from the coding sequence ATGAAAAAAGTTTTATATATTGAACTCGAAAATTGTATAGGTTGTCGTTCGTGCCTTGCTGCTTGTACACAGTGTGGAGGACATGAACAAAGAAACCGAAATTATGTCATTGATGTAAATCCATTTGTAGACCGTCAAACGATGCCAATGATGTGTTTACACTGCGAAAATCCACCTTGTGCAAGAAGTTGTCCAGTTCAAGCGATTCAAGTGCACGAGACAGGTGCAGTTTTATCAGCAATGACGGAAAAATGCCTTGGTTGTCAAAATTGTACAATCGCCTGCCCATATGGAATTCCAAAATTTGATGTAGAGCAAAACTTAATGTATAAATGTGATTTATGTATAGATCGTACGAAGGATGGTATTCCTCCGATGTGCGCTAGTGTGTGTCCTACCAATACTTTACAATGGGTAACTGAAGAAGAGTTAGCAGTTAAGAAAAGTCAATTTAGATTAAACAATGGAATGATGGCTAGTATGGAAGATCCATATTTAGAAAATAAAACGAATGTACATGTCAGTTTGCCGGGTATATTAGAAGGTAAAGAAAAACTATTCTAA
- a CDS encoding molybdopterin oxidoreductase family protein, with protein sequence MQEVKALKEIPKNVNHPNEELIKTHCSYCGMQCGMNLRVNTKTNKIIGVEPRYEWPVTEGKMCPKGVTAYQQTNHKDRLLKPLIRDDASKKGTKEGFREASWDEALDLIVKNFKALQEKHGDDTLSVYSGVSMTNEKCYLTGKFARVALKTKYIDYNGRFCMASAAGGSLRSLGVDRGSSLPWTDLHQTDCLFIAGSNTAECHPTSMYRVWEVQNRGGYLIVVDPRETPIARRADLHLDLKPGTDLALANCMVHLLIKNGHIDEEFINQHTNGFEETKELVALFTPEYTSEITGVSPEKLIRAAEIYGKAPNAIVMFARGVEQQSKGVDNVSAYINMALVSGKIGRPKSGVATFTGQGNGQGGREHGQKSDLLPGYRKITNPQHVKEVCEVWGIKPEEMPGPGVSAYELFELMDKKEIRGMYLLCSNPAVSAPNLNFVKNAMKNLDFMVCSDFYMSESAEFADVVLPSTTWSEDEGTVTNLEGRIIKINRAQKPLGECKTDWEIQIEIAKRYGKGKYFEHLKTAKDVADEFRLATKGGNADYSGATWEKIEKQNGVFWPCNEESVDGTPHMFLDKKFYHPDGKAKICALPYRPPGEEPDEQYPLRLTTGRVVYHYLSGNQTRRIPFLKDMCPEPYVEVHPELAAKYKIEHDQVIRLFTRRGEANYKVKITEAIRKDTVFVPYHFGHEQSINLLTNAALDPMSRMPEFKVCAAQIEKL encoded by the coding sequence ATGCAAGAGGTTAAAGCTCTAAAAGAGATTCCGAAGAATGTCAATCATCCAAATGAAGAACTAATTAAAACTCATTGTAGTTATTGCGGCATGCAGTGTGGGATGAATCTTCGTGTAAATACAAAAACGAATAAAATCATCGGCGTTGAACCTCGCTATGAGTGGCCTGTAACAGAAGGTAAAATGTGTCCTAAGGGAGTCACTGCATATCAACAAACAAATCATAAAGATCGCCTTTTAAAACCATTAATACGTGATGATGCTTCTAAAAAAGGAACGAAAGAGGGATTTCGTGAGGCTAGTTGGGATGAGGCTCTTGATCTTATTGTAAAGAACTTTAAAGCACTGCAAGAGAAACATGGTGATGATACCTTATCAGTATACAGCGGTGTATCAATGACAAATGAAAAATGTTACTTAACAGGTAAATTTGCTAGAGTTGCCTTAAAAACAAAATATATTGATTATAATGGTCGATTTTGTATGGCGAGTGCCGCAGGTGGTTCTTTAAGATCACTAGGGGTGGATCGTGGTTCCAGTTTACCTTGGACAGATTTACATCAAACAGACTGTTTATTCATTGCTGGTAGTAATACCGCTGAATGCCACCCAACATCCATGTATCGAGTTTGGGAGGTACAGAATCGTGGAGGATATCTAATTGTTGTTGACCCTCGTGAAACACCGATTGCTAGACGTGCTGATCTTCATTTAGATTTAAAACCTGGTACGGATTTAGCCTTGGCGAATTGTATGGTCCATTTATTAATTAAAAACGGGCACATTGATGAAGAGTTTATTAATCAACATACTAACGGTTTTGAAGAAACAAAAGAATTAGTAGCATTGTTTACTCCTGAATATACCAGTGAAATCACAGGTGTAAGTCCAGAAAAACTAATAAGAGCTGCAGAAATTTATGGTAAAGCACCAAATGCTATTGTTATGTTTGCTAGAGGAGTTGAGCAGCAATCTAAAGGTGTAGATAACGTTTCAGCTTATATTAATATGGCTTTAGTCTCAGGTAAAATTGGAAGACCTAAATCAGGTGTGGCAACATTTACTGGACAAGGGAATGGACAGGGTGGAAGAGAACATGGTCAAAAATCAGATTTGCTTCCTGGATATAGAAAAATTACGAATCCTCAGCATGTAAAAGAAGTGTGTGAAGTGTGGGGAATTAAACCAGAGGAAATGCCTGGGCCTGGAGTTTCAGCTTATGAATTGTTTGAATTAATGGATAAAAAAGAAATTCGTGGGATGTATTTATTATGTTCAAATCCAGCCGTATCCGCTCCAAATTTAAATTTTGTGAAAAACGCAATGAAAAATTTAGATTTTATGGTTTGTTCAGATTTTTATATGTCTGAATCTGCTGAATTTGCAGATGTTGTGTTGCCTTCTACAACTTGGTCGGAGGATGAAGGAACGGTTACAAATTTAGAAGGAAGAATCATTAAAATCAATAGAGCCCAAAAACCATTAGGTGAGTGTAAAACGGACTGGGAGATACAAATCGAAATTGCCAAACGTTATGGAAAAGGAAAATATTTTGAACATTTGAAAACGGCAAAAGATGTAGCAGACGAATTTAGATTAGCAACTAAAGGTGGAAATGCAGATTATTCGGGGGCAACGTGGGAAAAAATTGAAAAACAAAATGGAGTGTTTTGGCCTTGTAATGAGGAGAGTGTAGATGGAACCCCACATATGTTTTTAGATAAGAAATTTTACCATCCTGATGGGAAAGCCAAAATTTGTGCGCTTCCATACAGACCTCCTGGAGAAGAACCTGATGAACAATATCCACTTAGATTAACTACAGGTAGGGTGGTATATCATTATTTATCAGGAAATCAGACTAGAAGAATACCATTTTTGAAAGATATGTGTCCTGAACCTTATGTAGAAGTTCATCCTGAACTGGCTGCTAAGTATAAGATCGAACATGATCAAGTCATACGTTTATTCACAAGACGTGGAGAAGCAAACTATAAAGTGAAAATAACAGAGGCGATTCGTAAAGATACTGTATTTGTTCCCTATCATTTTGGTCATGAACAATCTATCAACCTATTAACAAATGCAGCTTTAGATCCGATGTCTCGAATGCCTGAATTTAAAGTATGTGCAGCTCAAATAGAAAAACTGTGA
- a CDS encoding Rieske (2Fe-2S) protein, with protein sequence MDKNNKIPFDEDNYTHNINKSNERKLDRRGFMKTMVGAAGLFAVSTLPWGSIAATELMGLREKKYPKKEIIDVKKLNIGDAFEFAYPTDHDSALLVRLGENEYKAYQNACTHLRCPVFWEQSKSELVCPCHHGFFDVKTGSPTAGPPRRPLPEITIQVEAGKIVATGVKRYET encoded by the coding sequence ATGGATAAGAATAATAAAATCCCTTTTGACGAAGATAATTATACTCATAATATTAATAAAAGTAATGAACGTAAATTAGATCGAAGAGGATTCATGAAAACGATGGTTGGAGCTGCAGGGTTATTTGCTGTTTCTACACTGCCATGGGGTTCTATTGCTGCTACAGAGTTAATGGGTTTAAGAGAGAAAAAATATCCAAAAAAAGAAATTATCGATGTAAAAAAATTAAACATTGGGGATGCATTTGAGTTTGCTTATCCAACGGATCATGATTCAGCATTGTTGGTCCGATTAGGTGAAAATGAATATAAAGCATATCAAAATGCATGTACACATCTTCGTTGCCCAGTTTTTTGGGAACAAAGTAAAAGTGAGCTTGTATGTCCATGTCACCATGGCTTCTTCGATGTAAAAACAGGTTCACCAACGGCTGGACCACCAAGAAGACCACTTCCTGAAATTACAATTCAAGTTGAAGCGGGTAAAA